The Saccharomonospora cyanea NA-134 genome includes a region encoding these proteins:
- a CDS encoding S8 family peptidase, whose amino-acid sequence MRRTGGAALLTAALVLGSGPVEADATPAATEECAPEGPALRYLVVFERRTSDADATTLVDTACGELETYHPEIAVGVATSADDRFADRLGPHRAFSAGQAGDDAETSATTSRPHPDLDGSADLTGRQWNLRAVRAEEAHSRQRGTDDVVIGVLDSGVDPTHPDLRHAVDRKLSVGCLSGTPDRAPEAWQPTNSAHGTHVAGILAAADDERGVTGIAPGARVASVRVIDDDGQVSPEAAVCGLMWAAEHDFAVVNGSFLVAPWSAACARGPGHGVVREALSRALHHAHEEGTLTVVAASNKATELTPSHPARNARSGPHACEALPAGLREAVSVSASTRSGRKAGYSAYGLGVIDLTAPGGEAGQCVLSTVPGGYGTLCGTSMAAPHVAGVAALVASDHPGVTPDELGERLTATATAVPCPDDYDLTGNGTQNAYCEGYTGYNGFYGHGRVDALAALTALARAGSPR is encoded by the coding sequence GTGCGCAGAACCGGAGGGGCGGCCCTGCTCACCGCCGCGCTCGTGCTCGGCAGCGGCCCGGTCGAAGCCGACGCCACACCAGCGGCGACCGAGGAGTGCGCCCCCGAGGGGCCCGCACTGCGGTATCTCGTGGTGTTCGAGCGTCGGACCTCGGACGCCGACGCGACCACCCTGGTGGACACCGCGTGCGGCGAGCTCGAGACCTACCATCCCGAGATCGCGGTCGGAGTGGCCACCTCGGCCGACGACCGTTTCGCCGACCGGCTGGGTCCACACCGCGCCTTCAGCGCCGGACAGGCCGGTGACGACGCCGAGACGAGCGCCACCACGTCGCGGCCGCACCCCGACCTCGACGGCTCCGCGGACCTCACCGGCCGGCAGTGGAACCTGCGGGCCGTTCGCGCCGAGGAGGCACACTCCCGGCAGCGGGGCACCGACGACGTCGTGATCGGCGTGCTCGACTCCGGTGTCGACCCCACTCACCCGGACCTGCGACATGCCGTCGACCGGAAGCTGTCGGTGGGCTGCCTTTCAGGGACGCCCGACCGTGCCCCGGAGGCCTGGCAGCCCACGAACTCCGCCCACGGCACGCACGTCGCGGGAATCCTCGCCGCCGCCGACGACGAACGCGGTGTGACGGGAATCGCACCCGGCGCGCGGGTGGCGTCGGTACGGGTGATCGACGACGACGGCCAGGTGAGTCCCGAGGCCGCCGTCTGCGGACTGATGTGGGCGGCGGAGCACGACTTCGCCGTGGTCAACGGCAGTTTCCTCGTCGCACCGTGGTCGGCGGCGTGCGCGCGGGGACCGGGGCACGGAGTCGTGCGCGAGGCACTGAGCCGGGCTCTTCACCACGCGCACGAAGAAGGCACGCTCACCGTCGTGGCCGCGTCCAACAAGGCCACCGAGCTGACCCCGTCTCACCCGGCCAGGAACGCCCGATCGGGCCCGCACGCCTGTGAGGCCCTCCCAGCGGGCCTGCGGGAGGCGGTGTCCGTGTCGGCGTCCACCCGGTCCGGCCGCAAGGCCGGGTACAGCGCCTACGGCCTCGGGGTGATCGACCTGACCGCCCCCGGCGGCGAGGCGGGCCAGTGTGTGCTGTCCACTGTCCCCGGCGGCTACGGCACGCTCTGCGGCACGTCGATGGCGGCTCCCCACGTCGCGGGCGTCGCGGCGCTCGTGGCTTCCGACCATCCCGGTGTGACGCCGGACGAGCTGGGCGAAAGGCTCACCGCCACGGCCACCGCGGTGCCCTGCCCCGACGACTACGACCTCACCGGCAACGGAACCCAGAACGCGTACTGCGAGGGCTACACCGGCTACAACGGCTTCTACGGTCACGGCCGCGTCGATGCCCTGGCCGCCCTGACCGCCCTGGCGAGGGCGGGCTCACCCCGGTGA
- a CDS encoding Rne/Rng family ribonuclease, with protein sequence MSNAETPAENAGGTAATSTARALAELPEKTRVHLLAKLLGTSSREVLATLARLGHTARSPQSGVAKDVALRVAEELGVDTVQEAPEPEAEGSETGSGAQVVTAGGEPSEPAAETVSEPTPAEPVRKPAPQERKDEARTQQERRAEQQVPAATTPSAPAAPSVPATPPALTPPAREPEPGPPHTPVFAAPSPLFLPPDPVAAVTPPSAPVRQDTDEASDSETEQAQNRTGDDDGSEGGSRRRRRRGRRGRGRGKGGEDAGAGDEQDSSEDEDSSEATAAETEATKQEDGGSAQGRDDQSDQGTTQGETEATTKRRRRRRRRKSGDGDHAETAAASDDPPNTVVHVRDAKPAEEKDGKAEDGVRSVRGSTRLEAKRQRRRDGREAGRRRAPILSESEFLARRESVERTMVVAERGDSTQIGVLEDGVLVEHFVTSAGSGSIVGNVYLGRVQNVLPSMEAAFIDIGRGRNAVLYAGEVDWDAAGLEGKARKIEQALSTGDHVLVQVTKDPVGHKGARLTTQISLPGRFLVYVPSGGATGISRKLPENERRRLKDILKRIVPADAGVIIRTASEGISEDELARDVRRLEAQWEVIKEKADAANGKKGSAPVLLYEEPDLLVKVVRDLFTEDFSKLEIQGTTAWETIHAYVEHVAPDLVDRVKRYVGTGDVFAEYRIDEQLMKALDRKVWLPSGGYLVIDRTEAMTVIDVNTGKFTGSGGNLEETVTRNNLESAEEIVRQLRLRDIGGIIVIDFIDMVLESNRELVLRRLTECLGRDRTRHQVAEVTSLGLVQMTRKRVGTGLLEAFSTTCEHCKGRGVIVSTEPQRGNGHGGGGNHGHHGHHQGGQHSSRRSRGKAKAAEQEAAKAAEQAAPTPTPEQRESAVSAVQAMANASKAVGTKGSETPATDQAAERRDEVKAEQKARPEPEEQRNGVVPAGSVPAGHAEPENEPRTEAKDEAPAVPAPATRAARRPRRAASRPAGPPVPARDNG encoded by the coding sequence ATGTCGAACGCGGAGACACCCGCCGAGAACGCTGGCGGGACTGCCGCCACATCCACCGCACGTGCGCTGGCCGAGCTTCCGGAGAAGACCCGGGTTCACCTGCTGGCCAAGTTGCTGGGCACCAGCAGCCGTGAGGTGCTGGCCACGTTGGCCCGGCTCGGGCACACCGCGCGTAGCCCGCAGTCGGGCGTCGCGAAGGACGTCGCCCTGCGGGTGGCGGAGGAACTCGGGGTGGACACGGTCCAGGAGGCGCCCGAACCCGAGGCGGAGGGCTCCGAAACCGGCTCCGGCGCGCAGGTGGTGACCGCGGGCGGTGAGCCGTCGGAGCCGGCGGCCGAAACTGTGAGCGAGCCGACACCGGCGGAACCGGTTCGGAAGCCCGCGCCGCAGGAGCGGAAGGACGAGGCGAGGACACAGCAGGAGCGACGAGCCGAGCAGCAGGTCCCCGCTGCGACGACTCCGTCCGCTCCGGCCGCTCCGTCCGTTCCGGCCACGCCGCCCGCCCTCACCCCGCCCGCGCGAGAGCCGGAGCCGGGGCCGCCGCACACACCGGTCTTCGCGGCTCCCTCCCCGCTGTTCCTGCCGCCCGACCCGGTGGCGGCCGTGACTCCGCCCAGCGCTCCGGTCCGGCAGGACACCGACGAGGCATCCGACAGCGAGACCGAGCAGGCCCAGAACCGGACCGGCGACGACGACGGGTCCGAAGGCGGTAGCCGCCGTCGGCGTCGGCGAGGCCGCCGGGGCCGGGGCCGCGGCAAGGGCGGCGAGGACGCGGGTGCCGGAGACGAGCAGGACTCGTCGGAGGACGAGGACTCCTCCGAGGCCACGGCCGCCGAGACGGAAGCCACGAAGCAGGAGGACGGTGGTTCCGCGCAGGGCCGGGACGACCAGAGCGACCAGGGCACGACCCAGGGCGAGACGGAGGCGACCACCAAACGCCGCCGTCGTCGGCGCCGCCGCAAGAGCGGGGACGGCGACCACGCCGAGACGGCCGCGGCCTCGGACGACCCGCCGAACACCGTCGTGCACGTCCGCGACGCCAAGCCGGCCGAGGAGAAGGACGGCAAGGCGGAGGACGGCGTGCGCAGCGTGCGTGGCTCCACTCGGCTGGAAGCGAAGCGTCAGCGCCGTCGTGACGGCAGGGAGGCGGGCCGCAGGCGCGCCCCGATCCTGTCGGAGTCCGAGTTCCTCGCGCGGCGCGAGTCGGTCGAGCGCACGATGGTGGTGGCCGAACGTGGCGACTCCACCCAGATCGGTGTGCTCGAGGACGGTGTGCTCGTGGAGCACTTCGTCACCTCGGCAGGCAGCGGCTCGATCGTCGGCAACGTCTACCTCGGCCGGGTGCAGAACGTGCTGCCGTCGATGGAGGCGGCGTTCATCGACATCGGCCGCGGCCGCAACGCCGTCCTGTACGCGGGCGAGGTCGACTGGGACGCCGCGGGCCTGGAGGGCAAAGCCCGCAAGATCGAGCAGGCGCTGTCCACCGGCGACCACGTACTGGTGCAGGTCACCAAGGACCCCGTCGGTCACAAGGGTGCGCGGCTGACCACGCAGATCTCCCTGCCCGGCCGGTTCCTCGTGTACGTGCCCTCGGGCGGTGCCACCGGCATCTCCCGCAAGCTGCCGGAGAACGAGCGCCGCAGGCTCAAGGACATCCTCAAGCGGATCGTCCCCGCGGACGCCGGTGTGATCATCCGTACGGCGTCGGAGGGCATCAGCGAGGACGAGCTCGCCAGGGACGTCCGCAGGCTCGAGGCCCAGTGGGAGGTCATCAAGGAGAAGGCCGACGCCGCGAACGGCAAGAAGGGCAGCGCGCCCGTCCTGCTGTACGAGGAGCCGGACCTCCTGGTGAAGGTCGTGCGCGACCTGTTCACCGAGGACTTCAGCAAGCTCGAGATCCAGGGCACCACCGCGTGGGAGACCATTCACGCCTACGTCGAACACGTCGCTCCGGACCTGGTCGACCGCGTCAAGCGCTATGTCGGCACCGGAGACGTGTTCGCCGAGTACCGCATCGACGAACAGCTCATGAAGGCGCTCGACCGCAAGGTGTGGCTGCCGTCCGGCGGGTACCTGGTGATCGACCGCACCGAGGCCATGACGGTGATCGACGTCAACACCGGCAAGTTCACCGGTTCGGGTGGCAACCTGGAGGAGACGGTCACCAGGAACAACCTGGAGTCGGCCGAGGAGATCGTGCGGCAACTCCGGTTGCGGGACATCGGCGGCATCATCGTGATCGACTTCATCGACATGGTGCTGGAGTCGAACCGCGAGCTGGTGTTGCGCAGGCTCACCGAGTGCCTCGGGCGCGACCGCACGCGGCACCAGGTCGCCGAGGTGACGTCGCTGGGGCTGGTGCAGATGACGCGCAAGCGCGTCGGCACGGGCCTGCTGGAGGCGTTCTCCACCACCTGCGAGCACTGCAAGGGCCGGGGTGTGATCGTGTCGACCGAGCCTCAGCGTGGCAACGGGCACGGCGGAGGCGGCAACCACGGTCACCACGGACATCACCAGGGTGGCCAGCACTCGTCGCGTCGCTCGCGCGGCAAGGCGAAGGCCGCGGAGCAGGAGGCGGCGAAGGCCGCCGAGCAGGCCGCGCCGACTCCCACCCCGGAGCAGCGCGAGTCGGCGGTGTCCGCCGTGCAGGCCATGGCCAACGCGTCCAAGGCCGTCGGTACGAAGGGCTCGGAAACGCCGGCGACCGACCAGGCCGCTGAGCGCC